In Streptomyces sp. NBC_01381, the sequence CGGTGAAGTCGGCGAACCACGTCGTCGGCCGTGAGCAGGCCAAGGCCAAGGACATGACCTCGCTCATCGGGCGCTGGAACAAGCTGGCCGAGCCCGTCGCCAACAAGCCCGTCGGCTTCATCTCCGCCGACATCCCGGGCCGCGGCGCAGGCGCCCCCGAGGCGCCGCTCGGCGACCTGATCGCGGACGCGCAGCTCGCGCACGGCAAGTCGCTCGACCCGGAGACGGATCTGGCGCTGATGAACCCGGGCGGCATCCGCTCCGACCTGGTCTTCAAGGCCAGCGGAGGCGAGGGCGACGGTGTGGTGACGTACGGCGAGGGCTTCACCGTGCAGCCGTTCAGCAACACGGTCAATCTCGTCGACCTCACCGGCGCGCAGCTCATCACCGGGCTCAAGCAGCAGGTGAGCGGGCCCAACGAGGCGTCCCCGAAGATCCTGCAGATCTCGGACGGCCTGACGTACACCCTCGACATGACCAAGACCGGCGCCGACCGCGTCGTCACCGACTCCATCAAGCTGGGCGGCAAGGCGATAGATCCGGCCGCCACCTACCGTGTGGCGATGAACTCATTCCTCGCGGGCGGCGGCGACGGCTTCCCGGAGCTCGGCAAGGGCTCTAAGCCGCTGGTCGGCGGCGATGACCTGAAGGCGTTCAACGAGTATCTGACGGCCAACTCCTCGGCGGACAAGCCGTTCACGCCGCCCAAGGCGGACAGGATCACCGTCGTGAAGTGAAGCGGGAAGTGAATGACGCGTTAACAAGCGCACTCAGTAAGTGGCCGAAAACGGTACTTACTGTCAGTAAGGCTTGGGGTGGGGTGTGAACGTATGGTGAAATCAGCTGATGCGTTCCCCCCACCGCATGGCCACGCTTCCGCCCGATCGCAACCAGGCCTACCCGTCTGATGGTTGGCACGCCGAATCGGTTCCCCCTGAAGCATCAGACGCATCGGCATCAGTCGCATCGGCAGCAGGCGAGTCGCCCGCGGAAACGACCGCTCCGCTCAACCCGTACGACGAGCTGGGCGCCCTCGCGTCGCCGAACCCCCTGGAGGAGTTCCTCCACGAAGAGGCCGACGGCACGGACGAGGACGACGCACCCTGGCAGCCCCCGAACCACCGCCGCGGCAGGCGCCGCCGTAACCGCTTCGCCGGGCTTCCGCTCGCCGGGAAGGCTGTCGTCGCCCTCCTTGTCGCCACCGCCTTCCTCGCACTCGGTGACCGCTGGGCCCTGCTCTACGCCGAGCACGAGGCCGCGGAGAAGCTCAAGGATTCCCTGCACCTGAGCGCCGCGCCCGAGGTCGACATCGAGGGCTTCCCCTTCCTCACCCAGGTGCTCGACCAGCGCGTGGACAAGGTCAAGGTCACCGTCCCCGACGTCGCCGCCGACCGGATCTCGCTCGCCCAGGTCTCCGCCACCGCCACCGACGTACAGATAACCGGCGACGGCCCCACCGACATCAAGGGCGCCCTCATCCGCGAGATGCACGGCGAGGTGCTGCTCTCCTTCGAGGACCTCAACCGCGAACTGGGCGCCTCCCAGGTCACGTTCAGCGGCCACGGCCGCGACCAGGTGCTCGCCCGCGGCACGCTGCCCGTCGCCGGACACGACCTGAAGGTGCGCGCCGACGCCCGCATCCAGCGCAACGGCGACCGCGGCATCTCCACCGACATCGGCCGGATGAGCCTGCAGATCGGCGACCTGGCGACCTACCGGCCCGGCACCCGCGAATCCGAGGGCCTGCACCTCACCAAGGCCACGGCGGACCGGCTCACCAAGGAGACCGCCAAGGCGAAGGCGCTGCTCTCCGTCCCGTCGATCGTCGACCGGCTCGGCGTCCCCGACTCCGTGGTGAGCGGCGCGCTGCAGAGCGACGCCAAGCTGAACGAGCTGGTCGGCTCCCCGCGCTTCGTGAACGACGTGATGGGCCTCAACCTCATCGACGTCGCGATGGGCCACCCCGAGCTCCTGAAGAAGCTGGGCCTGGACCCCGCTCTCCTCAAGGGCCTCTCCGAGCTCACCCGCCCCGTGCTCGCCGACCGCCTGACGCTCGCCTTCCGCCTGCCGAAGCTGCCCGGGTCGGGCAACGTGTGGCTGCAGGACGTCAGCGTGCAGAAGGACGGGATCAGGGTGCAGGTGATCGGGGCGGGGCTCGGCATCGGCAAGTGAGGCCGCGCCCCGGCGCGTCACCGAAGAGCCGGACGGCCCTGCGGGGAGACTCTCCGCATGACCAACACACCGAAGGCGGTCCTTGAGGGCGGCCCCGACGATCTGCCTCAACGGATCGTTGACATCACCCCGCCCGGAAACGAACTCAAGATCCAGTTCCGCGGCGGATACGAGCATTTCCGAGCCACCGCACGCCACCAGGACACCCCCGAAGGCAGCCTGCCTGTCTACGAATGGTGGGAACGCACGGAGATGCCGGGTTAAGCACCGGCCTGATCAGGCGTTTTCGGCGGGGGAGCAGCCGCCCCGGGGAGGCGCACCGTCGCCACGGTGCCGCCGCCCGACGCGGGCCGCAGCTCCACCTCGCCGCCGGACTGGTGCACCGTGCGGGCCACGATCGACAGGCCGAGGCCGGAGCCGGGGAGGCTGCGGGCCGAGGGGGAGCGCCAGAAACGGTCGAAGACGTGCGGGAGCTCGTCGGCCGGGATGCCGGGGCCGTGGTCGCGGACGGTCAGCGTGCCGGCCTGAAGGGCCACCTCGACCGTCGAGCCCGGCGGCCCGAACTTCACCGCGTTGTCCAGGATGTTCACGATGGCCCGCTCGAGCGCCGCCGGCTCCGCGCGCACGAACCAGGGCGCGAGGTCCGCGGTGAACGTCAGCTCGGGCCCGCGCAGGCGTGCCCGCTCCAGGGCCGCCTCCACGATGTCGTGCAGCGCGACCACCTGGACCTTGCCGCCGCCGGGCCCCGCGTCCGTACGCGACAGCTCCTGCAAGTCCCCGATCAGCGCGGCGAGTTCGGTCATCTGCGCCGTGACGGATGCGAGCAGCGCCTTGCGGTCGTCGGGCGGAATGGCCCGTCCGGTCTCCTCGCTGCGGGCGAGCAGCTCGATGTTCGTACGGAGCGAGGTGAGGGGGGTGCGCAGCTCGTGCCCCGCGTCGGCGATGAGCTGCTGCTGCAGGTCGCGCGAGGAGGCGAGGGACGCGGTCATGGAGTTGAACGACTCCGAGAGCCGGGCGATCTCGTCGTCGCCGTCGACGGGGATGCGGAGGTTCAGGTCCTCGGTGCGGGCGACGTGCTCGACGGCCATGGTGAGCTCGTCGACGGGGCGCAGGCCGGTGCGGGCCACCCACAGGCCCGCGGCGCCGGCGCCGATGACGCCGATTCCGGCGACGAAGGCGAGCAGCAGGGCAAGCCTGTTCAGCGGGGTGTCGACCTCTGAGAGCGGACGGGACAGCGAGACGGTGACGTTGCCCTGTGTCTGGGTCAGAACGCGCACCGGCTGGCCGCTGTCGGTCTTGCCGTCGTGGAGGGTCTGCTCCCGTAGGTGCTGGGCCACCACCAGGTCCGAGTCCTCGACCACCACGGGTGTGGAGCCGCGTCCCACGCAGCGTGTGCCGTCCGGCTGGACGACCTGCACGAAGACGGTGGTGGTGCCCGGCGCTGTCTCGTCGTTGGGGGACTGGCCGGTGTCGCGGCAGTTGGCCACCGTCTCCCCGAGGTAGGCGCCGCCCACGTTGAGGCTGCGCAGTGAGTCGTCCATCTGCTCCCGGAGCTGGTCGCGGGTCAGCAACCAGCACGACACCGCGACGGCCGCGACGGCCAGTGCCACCGCGGATGTCACCAGCAACGCCAAGCGCGAGCGCAACGGCATGGACCGGTACCGCCGGACGAGCCCTTTCACTCGCCCGCCCGCAGTACGTATCCCACGCCCCGCACCGTGTGCACGAGGCGCGGCTCGCCGCCCGCCTCCGTCTTGCGGCGCAGGTACATCACGTACACATCAAGGGAGTTGGAGGAGGGCTCGAAGTCGAAGCCCCAGACGGCCTTGAGGATCTGCTCGCGCGTCAGGACCTGCCGGGGGTGCGCGAGGAACATCTCGAGGAGGGTGAATTCGGTGCGGGTCAGTTCGACCGTCCGCGCGTCCCGCGTCACCTCGCGCGTCGCCAGGTCCATCCGCAGATCGGCGAAGGCGAGGGTGTCGCCCTCCTCGGCCTGCCCGGACGCGGCCGCGTACGAGCTGCGGCGCAGCAGCGCCCGGATGCGGGCGAAGAGTTCGTCGAGCTCGAACGGCTTGACCAGGTAGTCGTCGGCGCCCGCGTCGAGCCCGGTGACGCGGTCGCCGA encodes:
- a CDS encoding DUF5988 family protein, encoding MTNTPKAVLEGGPDDLPQRIVDITPPGNELKIQFRGGYEHFRATARHQDTPEGSLPVYEWWERTEMPG
- a CDS encoding HAMP domain-containing sensor histidine kinase; this encodes MPLRSRLALLVTSAVALAVAAVAVSCWLLTRDQLREQMDDSLRSLNVGGAYLGETVANCRDTGQSPNDETAPGTTTVFVQVVQPDGTRCVGRGSTPVVVEDSDLVVAQHLREQTLHDGKTDSGQPVRVLTQTQGNVTVSLSRPLSEVDTPLNRLALLLAFVAGIGVIGAGAAGLWVARTGLRPVDELTMAVEHVARTEDLNLRIPVDGDDEIARLSESFNSMTASLASSRDLQQQLIADAGHELRTPLTSLRTNIELLARSEETGRAIPPDDRKALLASVTAQMTELAALIGDLQELSRTDAGPGGGKVQVVALHDIVEAALERARLRGPELTFTADLAPWFVRAEPAALERAIVNILDNAVKFGPPGSTVEVALQAGTLTVRDHGPGIPADELPHVFDRFWRSPSARSLPGSGLGLSIVARTVHQSGGEVELRPASGGGTVATVRLPGAAAPPPKTPDQAGA
- a CDS encoding response regulator transcription factor, with translation MSPAEGEQQQRILIVDDEPAVREALRRSLAFEGYGTEVAVDGADALEKAAAYRPDLVVLDIQMPRMDGLTAARRLRSTGSTTPILMLTARDTVGDRVTGLDAGADDYLVKPFELDELFARIRALLRRSSYAAASGQAEEGDTLAFADLRMDLATREVTRDARTVELTRTEFTLLEMFLAHPRQVLTREQILKAVWGFDFEPSSNSLDVYVMYLRRKTEAGGEPRLVHTVRGVGYVLRAGE
- a CDS encoding DUF2993 domain-containing protein, producing MRSPHRMATLPPDRNQAYPSDGWHAESVPPEASDASASVASAAGESPAETTAPLNPYDELGALASPNPLEEFLHEEADGTDEDDAPWQPPNHRRGRRRRNRFAGLPLAGKAVVALLVATAFLALGDRWALLYAEHEAAEKLKDSLHLSAAPEVDIEGFPFLTQVLDQRVDKVKVTVPDVAADRISLAQVSATATDVQITGDGPTDIKGALIREMHGEVLLSFEDLNRELGASQVTFSGHGRDQVLARGTLPVAGHDLKVRADARIQRNGDRGISTDIGRMSLQIGDLATYRPGTRESEGLHLTKATADRLTKETAKAKALLSVPSIVDRLGVPDSVVSGALQSDAKLNELVGSPRFVNDVMGLNLIDVAMGHPELLKKLGLDPALLKGLSELTRPVLADRLTLAFRLPKLPGSGNVWLQDVSVQKDGIRVQVIGAGLGIGK